From Pedobacter indicus, a single genomic window includes:
- the groL gene encoding chaperonin GroEL (60 kDa chaperone family; promotes refolding of misfolded polypeptides especially under stressful conditions; forms two stacked rings of heptamers to form a barrel-shaped 14mer; ends can be capped by GroES; misfolded proteins enter the barrel where they are refolded when GroES binds), whose translation MAKEVKYDVDAREALKKGVDTLANAVKVTLGPKGRNVIIEKKFGSPAITKDGVTVAKEIDLKEPMENMGAQMVKEVASKTADQAGDGTTTATVLAQAIVTAGIKNVAAGANPMDLKRGIDKAVAAVVNDLQSQSQTVGEDNNKIKQVASISANNDEVIGTLIAEAMNKVGKDGVITVEEAKGTETEVKTVEGMQFDRGYLSPYFVTNTDKMEVELESPYILIYDKKISNMKELLPILEKQVQTGKPLLIIAEDLDGEALATLVVNKIRGSLKVAAVKAPGFGDRRKAMLEDIAILTGGTVISEERGFKLENAELESLGQAEKVVIDKDNTTMINGSGSTDEIKARVNQIKAQIETTTSDYDREKLQERLAKLAGGVAVLYVGAATEVEMKEKKDRVDDALHATRAAVEEGIVAGGGVAFIRSIEALAELKGENEDENTGINIIKRAIEEPLRQICNNAGVEGSIVVQKVKEGESDYGYNARNDVYENLIGAGVIDPTKVSRVALENAASIASMLLTTEVVLADEPEDDKGGAGAPPMGGGMGGMM comes from the coding sequence ATGGCAAAAGAAGTAAAATATGATGTTGACGCACGTGAAGCACTAAAAAAAGGTGTCGACACGCTTGCTAATGCAGTAAAAGTAACTTTAGGACCAAAAGGTCGTAACGTAATTATAGAAAAGAAATTCGGTTCCCCAGCGATCACAAAGGACGGTGTAACAGTTGCTAAAGAGATTGACTTGAAAGAGCCAATGGAAAACATGGGAGCTCAAATGGTTAAAGAAGTTGCTTCTAAAACAGCCGATCAAGCTGGTGATGGGACGACTACTGCTACTGTGTTAGCTCAGGCTATTGTAACCGCCGGAATTAAAAACGTAGCTGCCGGTGCGAACCCAATGGACTTAAAACGCGGGATTGATAAAGCTGTAGCTGCGGTTGTAAACGACTTACAGTCTCAATCTCAAACTGTTGGGGAAGATAACAACAAAATCAAACAAGTTGCTTCTATTTCAGCAAACAACGATGAAGTGATTGGTACGCTCATCGCAGAAGCAATGAATAAAGTTGGTAAAGACGGTGTGATCACGGTTGAAGAAGCTAAAGGAACGGAAACCGAAGTAAAGACTGTAGAAGGTATGCAGTTTGATAGGGGTTACCTTTCTCCTTACTTCGTTACCAACACCGATAAAATGGAAGTTGAATTAGAAAGCCCTTACATATTGATTTACGACAAGAAAATCAGCAACATGAAGGAGCTTCTTCCTATTTTGGAGAAACAAGTTCAAACAGGAAAACCACTCCTTATTATCGCTGAAGATTTAGATGGTGAAGCATTGGCAACCTTAGTTGTTAACAAAATCCGCGGTTCGTTGAAAGTTGCGGCAGTTAAAGCTCCAGGCTTTGGTGATCGTAGAAAAGCTATGTTGGAAGACATCGCGATCTTAACGGGCGGTACGGTTATCTCTGAAGAAAGAGGTTTCAAGTTAGAAAATGCTGAATTAGAATCACTAGGTCAAGCTGAAAAAGTAGTTATCGACAAAGATAACACAACCATGATTAATGGTTCTGGCTCAACTGACGAGATTAAAGCTCGCGTAAACCAGATTAAAGCTCAGATCGAAACAACTACCTCTGACTACGATCGTGAAAAACTTCAGGAACGTCTTGCTAAATTAGCTGGCGGTGTTGCGGTACTTTATGTTGGTGCAGCTACCGAAGTTGAAATGAAAGAGAAAAAAGACCGTGTTGATGATGCTTTGCATGCTACTCGTGCAGCAGTGGAAGAAGGTATTGTAGCTGGTGGAGGTGTAGCATTCATTCGTTCAATCGAAGCTTTAGCTGAATTGAAAGGTGAAAACGAAGATGAAAACACAGGTATTAATATCATCAAACGTGCTATTGAGGAACCGTTACGCCAAATCTGTAACAACGCTGGTGTAGAAGGATCAATCGTAGTACAGAAGGTGAAAGAAGGTGAATCAGATTACGGATACAATGCACGCAATGATGTATATGAGAATTTGATTGGTGCGGGTGTAATCGATCCGACTAAAGTTTCTCGTGTTGCGTTAGAAAACGCTGCATCAATTGCATCAATGCTATTGACTACTGAAGTTGTTTTGGCAGATGAGCCAGAAGACGATAAAGGTGGCGCAGGTGCTCCTCCAATGGGTGGTGGCATGGGCGGCATGATGTAA
- the groES gene encoding co-chaperone GroES: MALSIKPIGDRVVVEAAPAEEKTASGIYIPDTAKEKPQRGTVVAVGTGKVDEPLTVKVGDEILYGKYAGTEITYEGQEYLIMRESDIYAVL; the protein is encoded by the coding sequence ATGGCATTAAGCATTAAACCTATCGGAGACAGAGTGGTGGTAGAAGCCGCTCCTGCAGAAGAAAAAACAGCTTCAGGAATTTACATTCCGGACACGGCGAAAGAAAAGCCTCAACGTGGCACTGTTGTGGCCGTTGGTACGGGTAAAGTTGATGAGCCACTAACGGTTAAAGTTGGTGATGAAATTCTTTATGGTAAATATGCAGGTACTGAGATAACCTATGAGGGACAAGAGTATTTAATCATGCGTGAGTCAGATATTTACGCAGTACTGTAA
- the secG gene encoding preprotein translocase subunit SecG, translating to MFYLFITLIIIACALLVFFVLIQNPKGGGLASQFAGSNNLMGVKRTGDILEKGTWVLVIAIMVISLLINVTMPLGGGAGSGSGLGDQIQPTSVPTAPAPDLNTTTPALPESPADTAN from the coding sequence ATGTTTTACTTATTTATTACCCTGATTATCATCGCCTGCGCTTTGTTGGTGTTTTTTGTATTGATACAAAATCCAAAGGGAGGAGGTTTAGCTTCTCAATTCGCAGGGTCAAATAACCTGATGGGCGTTAAGCGCACGGGAGATATTTTAGAAAAAGGAACTTGGGTATTGGTCATTGCCATCATGGTAATTTCTCTATTAATAAACGTAACAATGCCTTTAGGTGGAGGTGCTGGAAGTGGTTCCGGTTTAGGAGACCAGATACAGCCGACGAGTGTACCAACTGCACCGGCGCCTGACCTGAACACAACAACACCAGCCTTACCGGAGAGTCCGGCGGATACTGCAAATTAA
- a CDS encoding LptE family protein translates to MGSHLSCGMYSFTGASIPAEMSTVSVDFFENTAPIVVTYLSQEFTEALKTRIRNQSRLSMVRADADAAFEGRITGYSITPTAVQGNDRAGLNRLTITVTVTYKNRLDPKLDFEQSFSRFEDFSTTAGPIQAQEPQLIKNINDMLTEDIFNRAFANW, encoded by the coding sequence ATGGGTTCACACCTTTCATGTGGTATGTACAGCTTTACCGGGGCGTCTATACCTGCTGAAATGAGTACGGTAAGTGTAGATTTTTTTGAGAATACAGCCCCCATTGTGGTCACCTACCTAAGTCAGGAGTTTACGGAGGCGTTAAAAACGCGGATCAGAAATCAATCTCGCTTGAGTATGGTTCGTGCAGACGCAGACGCAGCCTTTGAAGGCAGGATAACCGGTTATAGCATTACACCGACGGCTGTGCAGGGTAACGATCGGGCTGGGCTCAATAGGCTCACCATCACGGTCACGGTTACCTATAAGAACCGATTAGACCCCAAGTTAGATTTTGAACAATCTTTCAGTAGATTTGAAGATTTCTCCACCACAGCTGGGCCGATTCAAGCACAAGAGCCTCAGCTCATTAAAAATATCAATGATATGCTTACGGAAGACATTTTTAATCGTGCATTTGCTAACTGGTAA
- a CDS encoding sigma 54-interacting transcriptional regulator has product MDIQDIKNRFGIIGNSPLLNRAIDVARQVAPTDISVLITGESGSGKEVFSHIIHQLSARKHGTFIAVNCGAIPEGTIDSELFGHEKGSFTGAHEARKGYFEVVNEGTIFLDEVGELPLNTQARLLRVLESGEYIRVGSSKVQKTDVRVIAATNVDVFNAVEKGKFREDLYYRLNTVPLKIPSLRERKEDIHLLFRKFISDFTFKYRSPNVQLTDEAQALLVQYSWPGNVRQLKNIAEQVAVLEKDRVVNADALRKYLPTDERSTLPTTLDKNKGDDFSERDLLYKVLFDMKKDMMELKKLVVGIVNNGVNASTIDEHSPYINQLYRDTAHPHGELPSASTLTIHQPKAEREEDLNMMEEAEEIEESLSLVDKESDLIKKALKKHKGKRKLAAQELGISERTLYRKIKDLNLN; this is encoded by the coding sequence ATGGATATACAAGATATTAAAAATAGGTTTGGTATCATTGGGAACTCCCCTTTGTTGAACCGAGCGATCGATGTTGCCCGACAGGTGGCTCCCACAGATATTTCGGTGTTGATTACCGGAGAAAGTGGTAGTGGGAAGGAAGTATTTTCTCACATTATTCACCAATTAAGTGCAAGAAAACACGGTACTTTTATTGCAGTCAATTGTGGAGCCATTCCCGAAGGAACAATCGATTCGGAACTTTTTGGACATGAAAAGGGCTCCTTTACGGGTGCTCATGAGGCGAGGAAGGGTTATTTTGAGGTGGTCAACGAAGGGACAATTTTTCTAGATGAAGTTGGGGAACTCCCCTTGAATACACAGGCGCGCTTGCTGCGGGTTCTGGAGTCGGGAGAATATATCCGCGTAGGTTCATCAAAGGTGCAAAAGACGGATGTGCGGGTTATTGCTGCTACGAATGTGGATGTATTTAACGCGGTGGAAAAAGGAAAATTCCGTGAGGATCTCTACTACCGATTAAATACAGTTCCTTTAAAAATACCTTCATTAAGAGAAAGAAAAGAAGACATTCATCTTTTATTCCGAAAGTTTATTTCAGATTTTACATTTAAATACCGTAGTCCGAATGTACAGCTAACTGACGAGGCACAAGCTTTATTAGTGCAGTATAGCTGGCCTGGAAATGTAAGGCAGTTGAAAAATATAGCGGAGCAGGTTGCTGTGTTAGAAAAGGACAGGGTGGTAAACGCAGACGCGCTGAGAAAATATTTGCCCACGGATGAAAGGAGCACATTGCCTACGACTTTGGATAAGAACAAGGGGGATGATTTTTCAGAAAGAGACCTTTTGTACAAGGTTCTCTTTGATATGAAGAAAGACATGATGGAGTTAAAGAAGCTGGTTGTGGGTATTGTGAATAATGGCGTAAATGCATCGACCATTGATGAACATTCACCTTATATCAACCAGCTGTATCGAGATACGGCGCATCCACACGGCGAATTACCTTCGGCATCGACATTAACGATACATCAACCCAAAGCTGAGAGGGAAGAAGATCTTAATATGATGGAAGAGGCTGAGGAGATTGAAGAGTCGCTGTCGCTAGTCGACAAAGAGTCTGACTTGATTAAAAAAGCACTAAAGAAACATAAAGGGAAACGCAAATTAGCTGCACAAGAATTGGGAATATCTGAACGGACCCTCTATCGAAAGATTAAAGATTTAAATTTAAACTAA
- the miaB gene encoding tRNA (N6-isopentenyl adenosine(37)-C2)-methylthiotransferase MiaB has translation MFESPIQSKVHNEARQGEALLLKKESGKASRKLYIESYGCQMNFSDSEIVASILLDNGFETTGYYNEADVVFINTCSIRENAEQRVRTRLADFKRAKRENPGMIVGVLGCMAERLKSKFLEEEKLVDLVVGPDAYRDLPNLIAKVDEGSKSVNVLLSREETYADISPVRLNSNGITAFISIMRGCDNMCSFCVVPFTRGRERSRDPQSIVKEAQDLFDAGYREVTLLGQNVDSYKYQDEEKGETINFAALLALVAEVDPLLRVRFSTSHPKDITDEVLYTIAKYPNICKYIHLPVQSGNSRVLELMNRTYSREWYIDRINAIRRIIPDCGISTDMIAGFCTETEEEHEDTLSMMDLVKYDYAYMFTYSERPGTLAAKRYEDDVPEDVKKRRLTEIVNKQRGHSLFRLENQIGKVHRILIEGYSKKSDQDYCGRNDQNAMVVFPVDDRYKIGDYVDVIGETCTSATLIGRIIE, from the coding sequence ATGTTTGAATCACCTATCCAATCAAAAGTACATAATGAAGCTCGCCAAGGCGAAGCGCTTCTTTTAAAAAAAGAATCAGGCAAAGCAAGCCGAAAGCTTTACATTGAAAGCTATGGGTGCCAGATGAACTTTTCTGATAGTGAGATTGTAGCATCAATTTTATTGGATAATGGTTTCGAGACGACAGGGTATTATAACGAAGCAGATGTCGTGTTTATCAATACCTGTTCAATCCGGGAGAATGCAGAACAACGTGTTCGTACGCGTTTAGCAGATTTTAAACGGGCTAAACGCGAGAACCCGGGCATGATCGTAGGGGTTTTGGGCTGTATGGCTGAACGTCTAAAATCTAAATTTCTGGAAGAAGAGAAGTTAGTTGACCTAGTGGTAGGGCCTGATGCATACCGTGATTTACCTAATTTAATTGCTAAAGTAGATGAAGGAAGCAAGTCAGTTAATGTGCTCCTTTCTCGAGAGGAAACTTACGCTGACATCAGTCCGGTTCGCTTGAATTCGAATGGCATAACGGCGTTCATATCGATTATGCGCGGTTGCGACAACATGTGTTCTTTTTGTGTTGTTCCATTTACGCGCGGTCGTGAACGAAGTCGGGATCCGCAATCGATCGTTAAGGAGGCTCAGGATTTATTCGATGCAGGTTACCGAGAGGTTACCTTACTTGGACAGAATGTCGACTCCTATAAATACCAGGATGAAGAAAAAGGCGAGACCATAAACTTCGCAGCGCTTTTGGCGTTGGTTGCTGAAGTCGATCCTTTGTTGAGGGTACGTTTTTCTACGTCACACCCCAAAGATATTACCGACGAGGTTCTTTATACCATAGCGAAATATCCGAATATTTGTAAATACATTCACCTACCCGTTCAATCTGGAAATTCCCGTGTGTTGGAGTTGATGAATAGAACATATAGCCGGGAATGGTATATAGACCGTATCAATGCGATTCGTCGAATTATTCCAGATTGTGGTATTTCTACCGATATGATAGCTGGCTTCTGCACGGAAACAGAGGAAGAGCATGAAGATACGCTATCGATGATGGATCTGGTAAAATATGATTATGCTTATATGTTCACATACAGCGAACGGCCCGGTACTTTAGCGGCAAAACGCTATGAAGATGATGTACCTGAAGATGTGAAGAAACGCCGATTAACGGAGATTGTTAATAAGCAGCGTGGGCATAGCTTATTCCGTCTTGAGAACCAGATAGGGAAAGTACATCGAATTTTAATCGAGGGCTATTCAAAGAAATCAGATCAAGATTATTGTGGCAGAAATGACCAGAATGCAATGGTTGTTTTCCCGGTTGATGATCGTTATAAAATTGGAGATTACGTAGATGTGATTGGCGAAACCTGTACTTCAGCTACACTGATTGGACGAATTATAGAATAG
- a CDS encoding AsmA family protein — MDKKTTQTSKNKTWKKIAIWVGSVMVVIVLALVIGGIILQNSMPEKLKARVNKETEGVYQLDFANMNVSLLRGSIRLDSVKLSPDTVAYFDLSDSSRSANLFDVNMSSLSISGVKVLKLLFQKDLQLSSITISKPDVLVMSMQDTVKQEETEQTLYEKIPDFFKDTDIRLIRVQELSFVEQQGADTTTRSGQLSGLSFALESIRIDSLRSADTSAFWFCDDVKIDSRNFKYASADGMYIFDIADIKASLKDGFLDVSNFKLTPQYPEIEFSQKLGTEGDRYHIVVEKIKARQIKFKDLEIDNILRIASLSLENAELRIFNNKLLPESGKIKAENFPNLAMKRLGLPTTVDTLLMKNFAVYYKEMGPKSKKPGTVFFTNLYGTLKNVTNDSARWATDSWCRSDFQTNFMGKVPLKVNLNLNMADEAGEFNYKGSLGKANAKLFNEFAEPLAMARIEKGVINQVTFSINANRYGSSGTVQALYDNMEISLLDKDGNVLKKKGFLSFLANSLIVKNSNPRKKGEEPISAEISHLHPQDKSFFNLMWKSIYAGLKVNLGVPDL, encoded by the coding sequence ATGGATAAGAAAACGACTCAAACATCAAAAAATAAAACTTGGAAAAAAATAGCGATCTGGGTAGGGTCGGTCATGGTCGTTATCGTATTGGCTCTCGTGATCGGTGGCATCATTTTGCAAAATAGTATGCCTGAAAAATTAAAAGCCCGCGTCAATAAGGAAACCGAAGGTGTCTATCAGCTTGATTTTGCTAACATGAATGTGAGTTTATTGAGAGGTTCAATCAGACTGGACAGTGTTAAGCTAAGTCCTGACACCGTAGCTTATTTTGATTTGTCGGATTCAAGCCGTTCGGCTAACTTGTTCGATGTAAACATGAGCTCGTTGTCAATTTCGGGGGTCAAGGTACTTAAGCTTCTCTTCCAAAAAGATCTGCAGTTATCTTCAATTACTATCAGTAAGCCTGATGTTCTTGTTATGAGCATGCAGGATACCGTAAAACAAGAGGAAACTGAGCAGACTTTGTATGAGAAGATACCAGATTTTTTTAAAGATACTGATATTCGGCTCATTCGTGTTCAAGAACTTTCCTTTGTAGAACAGCAAGGTGCTGACACCACAACGCGTAGTGGTCAGTTATCCGGCTTATCGTTCGCACTTGAATCGATACGTATCGATTCATTACGGAGTGCTGATACAAGTGCTTTTTGGTTTTGTGATGATGTTAAAATCGATAGTCGGAACTTTAAGTATGCGTCGGCAGATGGAATGTATATATTTGACATTGCAGACATTAAAGCGTCGTTAAAAGACGGATTTTTAGATGTCAGCAACTTCAAGCTTACACCACAATATCCCGAGATCGAATTTTCTCAGAAATTGGGAACAGAAGGGGATCGATATCATATAGTCGTGGAAAAAATTAAGGCTCGTCAGATCAAATTTAAAGACCTTGAAATAGATAATATCCTAAGAATTGCCAGTTTAAGTCTAGAGAACGCAGAGCTGAGGATTTTTAATAATAAACTGTTGCCCGAGAGTGGTAAAATTAAGGCCGAGAATTTCCCGAATCTCGCAATGAAGCGCTTGGGCTTGCCGACGACAGTCGATACGCTCCTGATGAAAAACTTTGCTGTATATTATAAAGAAATGGGTCCTAAATCAAAAAAGCCGGGAACTGTTTTCTTCACTAACCTCTACGGGACACTCAAAAATGTTACCAACGATAGTGCTCGGTGGGCGACTGATTCATGGTGTCGGTCAGACTTTCAGACCAATTTTATGGGCAAAGTTCCACTAAAGGTTAATCTGAATCTTAATATGGCCGATGAGGCAGGTGAATTCAATTACAAAGGTTCTCTTGGAAAAGCGAACGCCAAATTATTTAATGAATTTGCTGAACCTTTGGCCATGGCAAGAATTGAGAAAGGCGTGATTAACCAAGTGACTTTTTCGATCAACGCAAACCGCTACGGCTCTTCGGGTACCGTACAGGCTCTTTATGACAATATGGAGATCAGCCTTCTTGATAAAGACGGTAACGTATTAAAAAAGAAAGGTTTCCTTTCGTTCCTGGCAAACTCGCTGATCGTAAAGAATAGTAACCCGCGCAAAAAGGGTGAAGAACCGATCTCCGCTGAGATATCACATTTGCATCCACAGGACAAATCATTTTTTAATTTGATGTGGAAGAGCATATATGCAGGATTAAAAGTAAATTTAGGCGTTCCTGATTTATAA
- a CDS encoding AsmA family protein produces MNRALKIILAIFLFIVIVILAGSWYLSKHWRPILSERLQVLVSSSSDSLYSLSYDDLEFSWYRGYASLTNVSLKPNKEVFERLKAAGTAPDNQYSIQVGLVEVKNFHPARLYKQRKLNINDIILVDPVVSVINETMPKQDTVEAEDQRTLYQKISKLLTEVRVDNFDVNNLTLTYQNNNTEDSTTTRLKNVNINVNDILLDSLSGKDTSRIYYSKGVHFKMNNYRIATRDSLYHINISDIDFSTSKKEFLVGHIELEPRYGKDEFYEKANKPTERFDIAFDSLLFQGVDVPRLLESQQFRASKISIAKGDMEVAANTNYPKPATDKRGKDPHQQILKLAWNIGIDTVSIANTNIVYEELSKVTQQKGKISFNNTDIRLVNVTNDSSRLSRSPHLTADIQSKFMNAAPLTVHFDFDMSSEIGAFQYRGKLGAMNGRVLNQVLKPLAQIEITTADIRSLAFNFKIDQNKSVGTVDFRYDNLKVKLLMLEDEGALISKRKLASTLATTVIINSGNPDGIGKYTKGNVYYNRPQSYAFFKIIWKSLFQGIKTSAGVSQEREAKLKNTAVETKRAAKKVGSFFKKVFKKKDKE; encoded by the coding sequence ATGAATAGAGCTTTAAAAATTATCCTCGCGATTTTCTTGTTTATCGTGATTGTCATCTTAGCTGGGTCCTGGTATCTGAGTAAACACTGGAGGCCTATTCTGAGTGAACGCTTACAGGTCTTGGTTAGCTCTTCGTCTGATAGTTTGTATAGTTTGAGTTATGATGATCTGGAATTTAGCTGGTACCGAGGCTATGCATCATTAACAAATGTCTCGTTAAAGCCCAATAAAGAAGTATTTGAACGCCTGAAAGCAGCGGGCACAGCCCCTGATAATCAATATTCAATCCAAGTGGGGCTCGTTGAAGTTAAAAACTTTCACCCTGCAAGATTATACAAGCAGCGCAAACTGAACATCAATGATATCATATTGGTAGATCCTGTGGTTTCCGTTATCAATGAAACAATGCCCAAACAAGACACCGTTGAGGCTGAAGACCAGCGTACACTGTACCAAAAAATATCGAAATTATTAACAGAGGTTCGGGTAGACAATTTCGATGTGAATAACCTCACTCTGACGTATCAAAACAATAATACGGAAGATAGCACCACCACCCGTTTGAAAAACGTGAATATCAATGTGAATGATATCTTGTTAGATTCGCTTTCTGGTAAGGATACCTCTCGTATCTATTACTCCAAAGGAGTACATTTTAAAATGAATAATTATCGTATCGCAACACGCGATAGCCTATACCATATCAACATATCAGATATCGATTTTTCTACGTCGAAAAAAGAGTTTCTTGTGGGCCATATTGAACTGGAGCCGCGGTATGGGAAAGATGAATTTTATGAAAAAGCGAATAAGCCGACCGAGCGTTTCGATATCGCATTTGATTCACTATTATTTCAAGGCGTTGATGTACCCCGTTTGCTTGAGTCGCAGCAGTTCCGGGCATCTAAAATCAGTATTGCCAAAGGGGATATGGAGGTGGCAGCGAACACCAATTATCCCAAACCGGCAACAGATAAAAGAGGAAAAGACCCTCATCAACAGATCCTTAAATTAGCCTGGAACATCGGCATTGATACGGTTTCAATCGCGAACACCAATATTGTTTATGAAGAGCTCAGTAAGGTCACGCAGCAAAAAGGTAAAATTTCTTTTAATAACACAGATATCCGTTTGGTAAATGTCACCAATGACTCGAGCCGACTGAGCCGCTCGCCTCACCTCACGGCGGATATCCAAAGTAAGTTCATGAATGCTGCCCCATTGACCGTACACTTTGATTTTGACATGTCGTCCGAAATAGGTGCTTTTCAGTACCGTGGCAAATTGGGTGCTATGAACGGCCGGGTATTAAATCAAGTTTTGAAACCTTTGGCGCAAATTGAAATCACGACAGCGGACATCCGGTCGCTAGCATTTAATTTCAAAATTGACCAAAACAAATCCGTAGGAACCGTAGATTTTCGTTACGACAATTTGAAAGTCAAGTTGCTAATGCTCGAAGACGAAGGGGCACTGATCTCTAAAAGAAAACTAGCTTCGACCCTAGCTACCACCGTTATTATTAACAGCGGCAACCCCGACGGGATAGGTAAATACACGAAAGGGAATGTTTATTATAACCGTCCTCAGTCTTATGCATTCTTTAAAATTATCTGGAAAAGCCTTTTTCAGGGTATTAAAACCAGCGCTGGCGTTAGTCAGGAGCGAGAAGCTAAATTGAAAAACACAGCTGTTGAAACAAAACGCGCAGCCAAAAAAGTAGGCTCCTTCTTCAAGAAAGTATTTAAAAAGAAAGATAAAGAATAG
- a CDS encoding branched-chain amino acid aminotransferase, with product MEKVHSIAVEQTQNSRLAQVDFENLNFGKIMSDHMLLAEYNNGSWESVKVVPYQNLSLSPAASALHYGQAIFEGVKAYRLENGQISIFRPDQNYIRFNKSAARLEMPEVPEEIFIEGMKELIRTDKEWVPKTPNTSLYIRPYMFATEAALGVHPSANYKFLIITSPVGAYYNKPLRIKVETHFTRAAEGGVGFSKNAGNYALSLHPTRLAQKEGFDQLIWTDAKEHAYVEEAGTANLLFIMNDTLITPSSETILRGITRLSIMDIAKKWGMKTESRKVSIEELIQGIENGSVTEAFAAGTAATLTPIAEIGYNGQIYKLSDPATREFSNKVLAYLNDLRYGRIEDEFGWNLVLD from the coding sequence GTGGAAAAAGTGCATTCTATCGCCGTTGAGCAAACCCAGAATTCGCGTTTGGCTCAAGTAGATTTTGAAAATCTGAATTTCGGAAAAATTATGTCAGATCATATGTTGTTGGCTGAATACAACAACGGTAGCTGGGAGAGTGTGAAGGTCGTCCCGTATCAGAACTTATCTCTGAGCCCAGCTGCTTCTGCTTTGCATTACGGACAAGCGATATTTGAAGGGGTTAAAGCGTATCGACTGGAAAATGGACAGATCAGCATCTTTCGTCCTGATCAAAATTATATTCGTTTTAACAAGTCGGCTGCACGACTTGAAATGCCTGAGGTGCCGGAAGAAATCTTTATAGAAGGAATGAAAGAACTTATCCGTACGGATAAGGAATGGGTGCCGAAAACGCCGAATACTTCACTTTATATCCGTCCGTATATGTTTGCAACGGAAGCAGCTTTGGGCGTACATCCTTCTGCTAATTATAAGTTTTTGATTATAACGAGCCCTGTTGGCGCCTATTATAACAAACCGTTGCGAATTAAAGTAGAAACGCATTTTACAAGAGCGGCTGAAGGCGGTGTAGGGTTTTCTAAAAATGCTGGAAACTATGCTTTATCGCTTCATCCAACCCGGTTGGCACAAAAAGAAGGTTTTGACCAATTAATCTGGACAGACGCTAAAGAACACGCGTATGTCGAAGAGGCTGGCACAGCCAATCTTCTTTTTATTATGAACGATACGCTGATCACACCTTCGTCAGAAACAATCTTACGAGGAATTACCCGATTGAGCATTATGGATATTGCAAAGAAATGGGGAATGAAAACTGAATCGAGAAAAGTTTCTATTGAGGAACTTATTCAGGGGATTGAAAATGGTTCTGTTACGGAGGCATTTGCAGCGGGTACGGCAGCTACCTTAACCCCCATTGCAGAGATCGGCTATAACGGACAGATTTATAAGTTAAGTGATCCGGCCACGCGGGAATTCTCGAACAAGGTACTGGCTTACTTAAATGACCTGCGTTACGGTCGCATTGAAGATGAATTTGGCTGGAATTTAGTGCTTGATTAA